The Pseudanabaena sp. ABRG5-3 genome includes the window CTTGCTCAATGCCTTTAAAACGGGGGCAGTAGATGTCGCCTTTCAGACACTTACGCCCACTCAAGTCAAGAATGTTGAAGCCAATGCCAAGCAAAATGGCTGGACGATCGCATCAGGACAGGGGGCAACGATTCTCTATATGGTCTTGAATACACAGCAATCACCACTCAATGATGTGCGTGTACGTCAAGCACTTGCTGCTGCGATCAATCGCCCATTACTCGAATCACGGATATTTTTTAATCAACGCGCCCCACTCTATAGTTTGGTTCCTAGTGCTTTTGCAGAATCTAAGCCTGTATTTGAGCAAAAATATGGCGGCGAAGGTAACGGCAAACTCGCAAGGCAAATGCTCCAAGATGCAGGATATTCTGACGATAAACCTGCTCAAGTAACGATCTGGTATTCGCCGAAATATGGTGGCAATGGCGACCTTGTGGCAAGTACGCTCCGCGCCTCCATTCAGAAAAATGTCGGTAAAATTCTCCAAGTCAAAACTGAACGGGTGGAAAATACAGTTGGATACGCATTCATCGACAAAGGTGTGTATCCCAGCTACTTGCTAGATTGGACTCCCGATATTCTCGATCCTGACAATTACATTAAGCCTTTTCTCGACTGTGAAGAGGCGGAAGGCAATCGCTGTAAAAAAGGTGGTAGTCAGTTCCAAGGCTCGTTTTATAACAATCCGAAAATGAATGAATTGATCGCCAATCAGCGTAAAGAGCGTGATGTAGCTAAGAGATCGCAATTACTGCAACAGATTCAAGAACTCCTAGCCCAAGATGTTCCCTTCATTCCTCTCTGGCAAAACAAGGAATATGCCTTTGCCCAAAAAGGAGTAGATGGAGTCAAAATCGAGCCGAATCAACAGCTTCCCTATTGGAATATTTCCAAGTCATGATGTATAGATAGTGTAAGGCGGCGCAAAGTGCCGCCTTACACTATTTGACAACAGCTATAATTCACGAAACTAGTCCATAAAAAAAGCCTCGCAATGCGAGGCTTTTTTTATGGACTAGTTTCGCTAACTGATAATTGATAATTGGCGCGATCACCATTTGTTGTACCAACCCAAATTTCATATTGTCCCGATACCCAAGCACCTGACAATTCAGGACTTTTACCACTGCGACAATAAATCCCATCAGGACCTTTGACTAATAAAGACAAGTTGCGATCGCCCGATACACTCAAGCTTAAAAAACCAAAATTTTTCAAGATTGTTAAAGTGTGGTTGGGTGATTGATCAGCTAATCCTTGACATGAACCATTAGCTTTACTGGTAGCGATCGCTTGCAAAGGCACATCTCCTCCTGCTTTACCAGAATAAACTTGAGGATCGGGAGTAAATCTGGGTGAAAGTGGCTTAAGTGTTTCTTGGCTCATAGCTGGAGCGACAGATAACAAAATCGGGACTAAAGCAACTCCTAGTAAAGTAATTGGCTGTTTCAAGAATTTCATTTTTGAACTATTTCACTCAAAGACAACGTATAAGGAAAAGATTGATTAACACTTTTAGATCCAACCCAAACTTGATAAGTACCCTTAGGCAAGCGTCGATTGGTTTGGGGATAACGCCCACTCGACTCATCATCGGCACAAATTACAATGCCATTAGGACCTTTGACCAACAGGGTTGGGTCATCATTAACATTACTGTTATAAACCAATAGATCTAGCAAAGGAAAAGTTTCATTCAAAGTAATCGTGTGATTTGGTGTAGTATTTGCGAAACCACGACAATTATCCGCAATTCCCGCAAGACTCGCAAGACTAACATTCCCCCCTCCATTTCCTTGCAACGTTGCAGGATCTGGTCGAAAATTGCGACCTAACGCGATCGCGCTTTGAGCAAAACTAGGAGATGCGATCGCCAAAGTTGCGGCAATTCCTACCAAGGCTCCCCAGCCTAGATTAGCCATATTCACTTGGCAATTCTTATAAATGTCCATACTTGACTCCATTTAGGTCTAGTTACATTAACTTAAATGCACTAATTTGGTACTTGCTGTACTTTCAGGCTTTATCTTCGAGGATGCACTGTACTAAACATCAGGACAAAATAGCAGTAAT containing:
- a CDS encoding ABC transporter substrate-binding protein gives rise to the protein MRYLLRRFWAWLAIALLIAIAMFGCTNGKNINNGNKLGISDRTEERIVLGTTSKIRTLDPADANEFFISNVFYNTLERLYTYKEGSNEIVPQLATDMPKVSDDGLTYTVPVRTGIKFHDRTNFNAYTMKFALERFINSKGTPAYILGDVIESISAPNDTELIFKLKQPLQFFPKFLAFTGAAAISPQVYKHIKNEKTGALLFLPDKLVGTGPYQVTQFVEGSYLRLDAFPDYWGKKPINKGIDIQFFSSNANLLNAFKTGAVDVAFQTLTPTQVKNVEANAKQNGWTIASGQGATILYMVLNTQQSPLNDVRVRQALAAAINRPLLESRIFFNQRAPLYSLVPSAFAESKPVFEQKYGGEGNGKLARQMLQDAGYSDDKPAQVTIWYSPKYGGNGDLVASTLRASIQKNVGKILQVKTERVENTVGYAFIDKGVYPSYLLDWTPDILDPDNYIKPFLDCEEAEGNRCKKGGSQFQGSFYNNPKMNELIANQRKERDVAKRSQLLQQIQELLAQDVPFIPLWQNKEYAFAQKGVDGVKIEPNQQLPYWNISKS